One Danio rerio strain Tuebingen ecotype United States chromosome 22, GRCz12tu, whole genome shotgun sequence genomic window carries:
- the zgc:171887 gene encoding uncharacterized protein LOC100002635 precursor, whose amino-acid sequence MSERSVKMLHVKVLLSLCWWTLVGVSGESVSVMEGDSVTLNSGLTELMDDDLIEWRFVNENTSIAVVDIMDTRVTVYDSTERFRNRLKVDHQTASLTITHTTTEHAGVYEIKYTGKRTKHFSLTVNTRLPVPVLIFNSSQCSSSVQYCSVLCSVVNVSAVSLSWYKGNSVLSSISVSDLSISLSLPLEVEYQDNNTYSCVINNTISNQTTHLDISTLCLTSCSEFKAHCCGFTETMIRLVLSALVGMATLAFLVFDIRSTGSEHKKPILLVL is encoded by the exons GTGTGTCCGGTGAATCAGTGTCAGTAATGGAGGGAGATTCAGTCACTCTAAACTCTGGTCTCACTGAACTGATGGATGATGATCTGATTGAGTGGAGGTTTGTCAATGAAAACACTTCAATAGCTGTAGTTGATATAATGGACACCAGAGTCACTGTATATGATTCCACTGAGAGATTCAGAAACAGACTGAAGGTGGATCATCAAACTGCATCTCTGACCATCACACACACCACAACTGAACATGCTGGagtttatgaaataaaatatacaggaAAAAGGACCAAACATTTTAGTCTCACAGTCAACA CTCGTCTGCCTGTTCCTGTCCTCATCTTCAACTCTTCTCAGTGTTCTTCATCAGTGCAGTATTGTTCAGTGTtgtgttcagtggtgaatgtgagcgctgtgagtctctcctggtacaaaggaaacagtgtattgtccagcatcagtgtgtctgatctcagcatcagtctctctctacctctggaggTGGAATATCAGGATAACAACACCTACAGCTGTGTGATCAACAACACCATCAGCAACCAGACCACACATCTGGACATCAGCACACTCTGTCTGACATCATGTTCAG AGTTCAAAGCCCACTGTTGCGGTTTTACTGAAACTATGATCCGATTGGTCCTCTCTGCTCTGGTGGGCATGGCTACCTTGGCATTTCTGGTTTTTGACATCAGATCCACAGGAAGTGAACACAAGAAACCGATTTTATTAGTACTATAA
- the si:dkey-19a16.4 gene encoding uncharacterized protein isoform X2: MAKNGFPLLFAVISLLKQGMPNGGTDKVTAPVMEGDSVTLHTGVETKQDVKTAASVGASNCKREISVSVILSVLVTVALIVGGKYGLSWMLKKRQKYGLAIALKKEGQSVILDNDIEIETDDHLQWLFGEVTLFDEGNDEQLISRLSLDQTGSLTINDLRTTDSGYYKLLINKGGKTTSKRFKLIVSGCTEEEPEPDEIKDPLKLSKS, translated from the exons GCATGCCTAATGGTGGAACAGATAAAGTGACAGCACCAGTAATGGAGGGAGATTCAGTCACTCTTCACACTGGTGTTGAAACAA AGCAAGATGTGAAAACTGCAGCATCAGTGGGCGCCTCAAATTGTAAAAGAGAAATATCAGTTTCTGTAATTTTGTCGGTGCTGGTCACAGTGGCTCTAATTGTAGGTGGGAAGTATGGTCTCAGCTGgatgttaaaaaaaagacaaaaat ATGGACTGGCAATTGCATTGAAGAAGGAGGGACAATCTGTTATTCTAGACAATGATATTGAGATAGAGACAGATGATCACCTCCAGTGGTTGTTTGGAGAAGTCActttatttgatgaaggaaaCGATGAGCAATTAATAAGCAGACTGAGTCTAGATCAGACCGGATCTCTGACCATCAATGACCTCAGAACCACAGACTCAGGATATTATAAATTACTGATCAACAAAGGAGGAAAAACCACCTCCAAGAGATTCAAACTCATTGTCTCTG GCTGCACTGAAGAAGAACCTGAACCAGATGAGATCAAAGATCCTTTGAAGCTTTCCAAATCTTGA
- the si:dkey-19a16.4 gene encoding uncharacterized protein LOC557050 precursor, giving the protein MAKNGFPLLFAVISLLKQGMPNGGTDKVTAPVMEGDSVTLHTGVETSKQEKIRWYFNGILIAQINGDLSFNCTDVLCNNGTERFTNRLKLDNQTGSLTITNIRNTDAGIYNHDIFKIPTRENSFVGDVHYVGEYKLVIISPSSRVSIHRSFRFNINEQDVKTAASVGASNCKREISVSVILSVLVTVALIVGGKYGLSWMLKKRQKYGLAIALKKEGQSVILDNDIEIETDDHLQWLFGEVTLFDEGNDEQLISRLSLDQTGSLTINDLRTTDSGYYKLLINKGGKTTSKRFKLIVSGCTEEEPEPDEIKDPLKLSKS; this is encoded by the exons GCATGCCTAATGGTGGAACAGATAAAGTGACAGCACCAGTAATGGAGGGAGATTCAGTCACTCTTCACACTGGTGTTGAAACAAGTAAGCAAGAGAAGATAAGATGGTATTTTAATGGTATTCTCATCGCTCAGATCAATGGAGATCTCAGTTTTAACTGTACAGATGTTCTGTGTAATAATGGCACTGAGAGATTCACAAACAGGCTGAAGCTGGACAAtcagactggatctctgaccatcacaaaCATCAGAAACACAGACGCTGGGATCTATAATCACGATATCTTCAAGATCCCCACCAGGGAAAATTCCTTTGTGGGTGATGTTCATT ACGTTGGAGAATATAAACTAGTGATCATCAGCCCCAGCAGCAGAGTCAGCATCCATAGGAGCTTCAGATTTAATATCAATG AGCAAGATGTGAAAACTGCAGCATCAGTGGGCGCCTCAAATTGTAAAAGAGAAATATCAGTTTCTGTAATTTTGTCGGTGCTGGTCACAGTGGCTCTAATTGTAGGTGGGAAGTATGGTCTCAGCTGgatgttaaaaaaaagacaaaaat ATGGACTGGCAATTGCATTGAAGAAGGAGGGACAATCTGTTATTCTAGACAATGATATTGAGATAGAGACAGATGATCACCTCCAGTGGTTGTTTGGAGAAGTCActttatttgatgaaggaaaCGATGAGCAATTAATAAGCAGACTGAGTCTAGATCAGACCGGATCTCTGACCATCAATGACCTCAGAACCACAGACTCAGGATATTATAAATTACTGATCAACAAAGGAGGAAAAACCACCTCCAAGAGATTCAAACTCATTGTCTCTG GCTGCACTGAAGAAGAACCTGAACCAGATGAGATCAAAGATCCTTTGAAGCTTTCCAAATCTTGA
- the si:dkey-19a16.4 gene encoding uncharacterized protein isoform X1, with product MAKNGFPLLFAVISLLKQGMPNGGTDKVTAPVMEGDSVTLHTGVETNVLCNNGTERFTNRLKLDNQTGSLTITNIRNTDAGIYNHDIFKIPTRENSFVGDVHYVGEYKLVIISPSSRVSIHRSFRFNINEQDVKTAASVGASNCKREISVSVILSVLVTVALIVGGKYGLSWMLKKRQKYGLAIALKKEGQSVILDNDIEIETDDHLQWLFGEVTLFDEGNDEQLISRLSLDQTGSLTINDLRTTDSGYYKLLINKGGKTTSKRFKLIVSGCTEEEPEPDEIKDPLKLSKS from the exons GCATGCCTAATGGTGGAACAGATAAAGTGACAGCACCAGTAATGGAGGGAGATTCAGTCACTCTTCACACTGGTGTTGAAACAA ATGTTCTGTGTAATAATGGCACTGAGAGATTCACAAACAGGCTGAAGCTGGACAAtcagactggatctctgaccatcacaaaCATCAGAAACACAGACGCTGGGATCTATAATCACGATATCTTCAAGATCCCCACCAGGGAAAATTCCTTTGTGGGTGATGTTCATT ACGTTGGAGAATATAAACTAGTGATCATCAGCCCCAGCAGCAGAGTCAGCATCCATAGGAGCTTCAGATTTAATATCAATG AGCAAGATGTGAAAACTGCAGCATCAGTGGGCGCCTCAAATTGTAAAAGAGAAATATCAGTTTCTGTAATTTTGTCGGTGCTGGTCACAGTGGCTCTAATTGTAGGTGGGAAGTATGGTCTCAGCTGgatgttaaaaaaaagacaaaaat ATGGACTGGCAATTGCATTGAAGAAGGAGGGACAATCTGTTATTCTAGACAATGATATTGAGATAGAGACAGATGATCACCTCCAGTGGTTGTTTGGAGAAGTCActttatttgatgaaggaaaCGATGAGCAATTAATAAGCAGACTGAGTCTAGATCAGACCGGATCTCTGACCATCAATGACCTCAGAACCACAGACTCAGGATATTATAAATTACTGATCAACAAAGGAGGAAAAACCACCTCCAAGAGATTCAAACTCATTGTCTCTG GCTGCACTGAAGAAGAACCTGAACCAGATGAGATCAAAGATCCTTTGAAGCTTTCCAAATCTTGA